A region from the Azospirillum thermophilum genome encodes:
- a CDS encoding succinylglutamate desuccinylase/aspartoacylase domain-containing protein: MTDALPPIELAAPDITPHRRGNTGIDYVTTLAADRPGPHLVVTALMHGNEIAGAIALDQIFRMGLRPSRGRLSLVFANTAAYRAFERENPYASRFIDEDMNRVWADSLLDGPRDSLEIQRARQLRPLYDTADVVLDLHSMSAHTPPLTLCGRTARGRALALRLGYPAWVVADEGHAAGRRLIDRDAFIDPAGERTAILVECGQHWRQETAVVALESCLRMLLVLDMVEPDAVRPRLMTRGEPQHVVEVTQAVTVANEGFRFLEPFVGMEVIERAGTLIGWDGDIPLRTPYDRCVLIMPARRPRPGQTAVRLGRMTG; encoded by the coding sequence TTGACCGACGCCCTTCCCCCCATCGAACTGGCCGCGCCGGACATCACCCCCCATCGGCGGGGCAACACCGGCATCGACTATGTGACGACCCTGGCGGCCGACCGGCCGGGGCCGCATCTGGTCGTCACCGCGCTGATGCACGGCAACGAGATCGCCGGGGCCATCGCGCTGGACCAGATCTTCCGCATGGGCTTGCGGCCGTCGCGCGGGCGCCTGTCGCTGGTCTTCGCCAACACCGCCGCCTATCGCGCCTTCGAGCGGGAGAACCCCTACGCCTCGCGCTTCATCGACGAGGACATGAACCGCGTCTGGGCCGACAGCCTGCTGGACGGGCCGCGCGACAGCCTGGAAATCCAGCGGGCGCGCCAGCTCCGCCCGCTCTACGACACCGCCGACGTGGTGCTCGACCTCCACTCGATGAGCGCCCACACCCCGCCGCTGACCCTGTGCGGCCGGACGGCGCGCGGACGGGCGCTCGCGCTGCGGCTCGGCTATCCCGCCTGGGTGGTGGCGGACGAGGGGCACGCCGCCGGCCGCCGGCTGATCGACCGCGACGCCTTCATCGACCCCGCCGGCGAGCGCACCGCCATCCTGGTGGAATGCGGCCAGCACTGGCGGCAGGAGACCGCGGTGGTGGCGCTGGAAAGCTGCCTGAGGATGCTGCTGGTGCTGGACATGGTCGAGCCCGACGCCGTCCGGCCCCGCCTGATGACGCGCGGCGAGCCGCAGCACGTCGTCGAGGTGACGCAGGCGGTCACCGTGGCGAACGAGGGCTTCCGCTTCCTGGAGCCCTTCGTCGGCATGGAGGTGATCGAGCGGGCCGGCACCCTGATCGGCTGGGACGGCGACATCCCGCTGCGCACGCCCTACGACCGCTGCGTGCTGATCATGCCGGCCCGCCGCCCGCGGCCGGGGCAGACGGCGGTGCGGCTGGGCCGGATGACCGGCTGA